One Oryza sativa Japonica Group chromosome 8, ASM3414082v1 DNA window includes the following coding sequences:
- the LOC112939883 gene encoding small polypeptide ROTUNDIFOLIA LIKE 2-like has translation MKVVSQVKQMGRLNKALKEKRAKLYIIRRCVVMLLRWSD, from the coding sequence ATGAAGGTTGTGAGCCAGGTGAAGCAGATGGGGAGGCTGAACAAGGCTCTCAAGGAGAAGAGAGCCAAGCTCTACATAATCCGCCGATGCGTTGTCATGCTTCTCCGTTGGAGTGATTGA